One window of the Rhipicephalus sanguineus isolate Rsan-2018 chromosome 4, BIME_Rsan_1.4, whole genome shotgun sequence genome contains the following:
- the LOC125758188 gene encoding uncharacterized protein LOC125758188: MDLETGEPPKLYGVNLQPPAPFDFANPATWSTWLSRYEDFTAVSGLTKASEDVQVRSLLYCMGPEARPLLETFSLDGQSLASYQVVAARFTEHFVHPANELYESSRFHRRVQLPGESIDTYYAELCRMVKRCNYQSAAVEERLVRDRFVVGLRDSRLSGQLCRNAKLTLKDAWTQARQSEDADKEKELTQNRTEHTRELNLDAAKASKFASRRRSGAKPTTSQPPAERAREPSTCEFCGRAPHRRSDCPARRSACNFCKKKGNFAEVCRSRKHQQNKLGSVHLHAVGTPAAQRLPALQALKVVKFLDELKTPKATLHAELFKGLGTLKDEYAIRVKPDAVPFSLSVPRRIPIPLLEVVRRELDKLESAGVIRRIDKPTPWCSGLVVVRKDDGSYRLCVDMTQLNKVVLRERHILPTVQQVLGLLGDATDFSRLDATASFHQVKLFADSQELTTFITPYGRYCYCRLPFGITSAPEYFQKQMARILEGQEGVANMIDDILVFGRTRQEHDARLSQVLSRLAKAGITLNEDKCRFGLSEVSFLGVVVSAKGMRPDPSKVEAVKAMEAPTDVAGVRRLLGMVNHLARFLPHISDVTAPIRALLNKSASWVWQHEQEVAFKKVKELLTSDRCMAKYHPSYATTVSADASSDVKWQM, from the exons ATGGACCTCGAGACCGGCGAGCCGCCAAAATTGTACGGCGTCAACCTTCAGCCACCGGCACCGTTCGACTTCGCGAACCCGGCAACATGGTCGACATGGCTCAGCCGCTACGAAGACTTCACCGCGGTTTCGGGACTGACAAAAGCGTCGGAAGACGTGCAGGTACGCTCGCTACTGTACTGCATGGGCCCGGAGGCACGTCCGCTCCTCGAGACATTCTCGCTCGACGGCCAGTCGCTCGCCTCGTACCAAGTCgttgccgcccgcttcactgagcACTTCGTGCACCCAGCCAACGAGCTCTACGAGTCGTCGCGGTTCCACAGGCGTGTTCAGCTACCCGGCGAAAGCATCGACACGTACTATGCGGAACTGTGCAGAATGGTGAAACGCTGCAACTACCAGTCAGCTGCTGTCGAGGAAAGGCTCGTACGCGACCGGTTCGTCGTCGGCCTCCGTGACTCTCGCCTCTCGGGTCAGCTGTGCCGAAACGCGAAGCTGACGCTCAAGGACGCATGGACACAGGCCCGTCAGTCCGAAGACGCCGACAAAGAGAAGGAGTTGACCCAGAACCGCaccgagcacacacgcgagctcAACCTCGACGCTGCGAAAGCCAGCAAGTTCGCCTCTCGTCGCCGCTCCGGAGCTAAGCCTACTACGTCGCAGCCGCCAGCCGAGCGCGCTCGCGAGCCGTCCACGTGTGAATTCTGCGGCCGCGCGCCTCACCGACGTTCGGACTGCCCGGCTCGACGCTCCGCCTGcaacttctgcaaaaagaaaggcAACTTCGCTGAAGTTTGCCGCTCGcggaagcaccagcagaacaaGCTCGGCTCCGTTCACCTGCATGCCGTCGGCACTCCCGCCGCTCAAA gactgccagcgctccaagCCCTGAAAGTCGTGAAATTTCTTGACGAACTCAAGACTCCCAAAGCAACGCTGCACGCCGAGCTCTTCAAAGGATTGGGCACTCTCAAAGACGAGTACGCTATTCGGGTGAAACCCGATGCCGTGCCCTTCTCGCTAAGCGTCCCCCGCAGGATCCCCATCCCGCTGCTCGAGGTCGTCCGCCGCGAGCTGGACAAATTGGAAAGCGCGGGAGTGATCCGCAGGATCGACAAGCCAACTCCATGGTGCTCTGGCCTCGTTGTCGTCAGGAAAGACGATGGTTCCTACCGGCTATGCGTCGACATGACTCAACTCAACAAAGTCGTCCTCCGTGAACGGCATATTTTGCCAACGGTTCAGCAAGTCCTTGGCCTCCTCGGTGACGCAACAGATTTCTCAAGGCTGGATGCGACCGCAAGCTTCCACCAGGTAAAGCTTTTTGCCGATTCCCAAGAGCTGACGACATTCATCACCCCATATGGCCGATACTGCTATTGCCGGCTCCCCTTTGGCATCACCTCCGCTCCCGAGTACTTCCAGAAACAGATGGCAAGGATCCTGGAGGGCCAAGAAGGGGTCGCCAACATGATAGATGACATTCTGGTTTTTGGACGCACCCGCCAGGAGCATGACGCCAGACTGAGCCAGGTGCTATCTCGCCTTGCAAAAGCAGGCATTACATTGAACGAGGACAAGTGTCGCTTTGGGTTATCTGAGGTCTCCTTCCTTGGTGTTGTCGTCTCAGCTAAGGGTATGAGGCCGGATCCAAGCAAGGTTGAAGCGGTCAAAGCTATGGAAGCTCCCACAGACGTCGCCGGTGTTAGACGACTGCTTGGAATGGTGAATCATCTCGCCAGATTCCTGCCACACATCTCGGACGTCACAGCACCCATCAGAGCCTTGCTGAACAAGTCTGCGAGCTGGGTGTGGCAGCATGAGCAAGAGGTAGCATTCAAGAAAGTCAAAGAACTCCTGACGTCAGACAGGTGCATGGCCAAGTACCACCCGTCGTATGCCACAACAGTGTCTGCAGATGCAAGCTCTGATGTGAAGTGGCAAATGTAG